The Drosophila sulfurigaster albostrigata strain 15112-1811.04 chromosome 3, ASM2355843v2, whole genome shotgun sequence genomic sequence CCACAGCATAGCAGCTGCGATTGACAAAGAACTTCTCCTCCAGCTGCTTGAGCTGATCGCGTGGCAACTGCTCCGAGTTGCCGTAGTCCAAGTAGACAACATCAATGCGCGCTCCCTTGGCATCCTTGGCCACAATGCGTGCCCTATACCAATTGCCATCGGAGCTGAGTGCTGCACAGATTTGATCCTTCTCAAATTTGCGCAATTGTTTGCCTGTAATCAAGAGTAACAATTAATCTCAAAAAAGGCTTATGGATTCTTCACACTTTCATACCCTTCTTGTTATAGAACTCATACATGTCATCCAAGAGCTTCTTCATGTGAGTCTCCTCAGCACTAGGTTGCACAAAGATTCGATACGACTTTGCGGTGTAGACAACAAGTGCCTTAAAGCTGTTCACCAGCACAGGATAGCCGCAGACAAAGGCGCTGCGATCCTCCTTAAGCAGCGGCATCACAGGACGCAAGTGAATACTGTAGTTACAAGGATAGTTTAATTTACATTCTTCATTCACAAAACAACTTGACTTACATGTTGTTCTCGCAGACATGTTTGATATTCAGCGCATATGATTTGCCCTCGTAGTGCTCCTTGAAAGGCTTGGCCAAATCCTTGTTCGACTTGACAAACTTGGCATCGTCGTAGCTGCACAAGAAGTTAACATCCTTATAGCACTCCAGCTGTATCTTAAAGTTGGTCATGTCCCTGATAGAAGTGAATTTGCCGCGTACCTGCTGGCCAGCCAAAAGGCTAACACGCACCTctgcaaagaaaatgaaagGTAAGTTTAACAGCTTCAATAACTCGTTGCATTTGTTGGACTCACGCTCTGCCACCTCGGTTAGAAATTGAGCATTAATCAGAGTGTCACGCAGCGAAGCGCCATTCACCAGCATCTTGACAATGtaggtgctgttgttgttcaactGCTGTTTGGCGCTGAATTCGCACTCCACCTTGGCGTTAACTGGCACATATTTCTCCATGCGATCCACAATATACAAGTGATCATAGTTGGTCACCACTTTGTCAAAGCTACAACGTTGAGCCAAACAAGGCGGCTCAGCGAAACGCTGCTCCACCTGCCAGACATCCTCAGAGGTCACAGTCAGCACATTTCCCGTGTCCACGCAAAAGATGCGATACTTGCGCAACATGTGGTTGCATTGGATGACTGTGCCACGCAATATGGCATTATCCTTGCGCTGTCGCACCACCACACTGGAGTTGACCTTCAGCTGCAGCGGTTGATGTGGTTTCTGGCGATAGAACTGACGCATCTCGCGCAACAGATTATCGTATTTGGACGCGAGGCTTTTTGGCACTACGTAGAACTGGAATGGCGACACCCACCACGACAGACTGGCTGCCTCCTTGGTGGGTGTTTTAATGTCATGCACCGCAAATGCCTTGTCCAATGGCACATATTTTTCCGGCTCAGGCATAGGCTTTGGCAATGTGACTTCCACACTCGATGGAGCATCGCTCTCCACGCCACTAGAACGCTTCGAGCTGATTGCGGTGCCGTCCAGCGTGGACTTTTGACGCAGTGGCTTCTGTCCATAGCCTTGTGGTGCATTTTGAGAGCGTTGATTTGTCGAATTGCGTTGCGattgctgttgattttgttCCTTGCGTGGCGATTGATTGTTGCTAAAGCGACTGCAgagaaaaaaagtttaatgaaTTTCATTCATCAATTATAATGTAATTTCTCTACACTACTCACGTATTTTTGTTCGCCTCCTGTTTGCCATTCTGCAAACGCGGCGACTCCGTTCGATTGCGTCCATTCTGGCGATTTGCCTTACGTGGCGAACTCATTCCGCTGGTGTAGCTACTGGTGCTGCGCGTATCGAAGCTCGAGTCCAAATGATTATCACGACTGCGTCTAACCAAATGTTCTGGCGGCGCATAGCGCTCACCACGcggatgttgctgttgctgctgttgttgttgttgcgaacGCCTCGAGCCGCTCTGTTGTGATTGAGTATCCTTGGAACTGGTTGCCGAGGCAGAGCTATGCTTGTCCCAGTCATTGGCATTGATATTCACATTCTTACCGCGTGCCTGCTTCTGCATCTGCATGCGATCCTCACTCTCTACGGTGGTTGAGTTGAGCACTTCGcctttttgcagctgctgagGCACCACATCGGATGCTATTGACTCGGCACGCGTCACATTCGCATTGAACTGTCCCTTCTCCAGTGACAGATACTGCTCAAAGGGCATGGACAGTTTGTAGAGTTTCTTCATTACATTCAGATTCTTAGCGAGCAGATTGACCACATTAACGCCATCGGGTTCAATGCGAAAGACACGCACACTAAACGTGCGTCGCCTGATGTTCGATTCCTCGGCGAGCATTTCGAACTGATCCGTTATCTTGTCCTTGCTCAGTTCACTGTTCTCGAAACCCTTCAGGCAGCACTTAATCGCCTGACGCGGCATCACCAGATGTTTCTCAGCAATGTTGCCAATCAAATGACGTTTCACATGCTGCTCATAGCCAAAGTCCACGTGACGTACAATGATTGTCGCATCATTCACACGCAGCAGCTCGGCTCTGTACCACTCTCGATCACATTTGACAACGCAAGGAGCACCCAGCACCAGTTGCTCGGGCACCTTTTGATTGGTATTGTAGTAGGCGAACATTTCATCCATCAACTGTTCGAATTGCTTAATATTGTTCACTTTCTGCACATAAAAGTTGCTCGGCGAATCAATGTATCGTATTTCGACGGCATCGTCGTCCTGCAGCTGATCCGCCTTGGCGTAAGCCTGGCGAGAATTCTTCAGCTTCTTAAGCACATCCAGCATGCTGTTGCCCTGCAAATGGAGAACGATTTTAAATACGAGTTGTGGATGTTATATTAAAACAAGATGTGAGTTACTTACATTGTGCAGCAGCTGGCAAGTTTGCATGGAGCCAACGCTCTCGGCCGCCTGCACTGTCAGCTGGAAGTTGATGTACAAAGTTGAGTTCTTGAAGATGCGCTTCATGCTCTCATCGAGAGCACCCAGCTCTTTGGCGCCGGCCAGCGCAAAACGGAAGGCAAATGGTTTAATCTTAAGCAACTCCTGGGGTATCGTATACAGATCCGAGAGCGAGACCAACTCCGAGTTGCCATAATCGACATAGACAACACGATAGCGCTGTCCGTAGACAGCGCTGACTAAGGCACGATAGCAATTACCATCCTCGGAGAATCGCGCCACACAAGCGGTTCCTACTCCCGGATACTGGCTGAGACCCTGCAGCCGCATATGCTCGATCTGGCCCATCATGGCATTCAGATCGTTGCTGGCACTCTTCAATTGCACCCAAAACAAATGCGGGCCATTCTCCACGAAGCTCACATAGACATCGTAGGTTAAACCCACCGTCAGCATGGTGGTGCGAAAAGCCGGAatcagcggctgctgctgaatCGCCGCCTTCTGGGCAGCTCCAGCTGCGGGTGTTGATGGCTGCGCAAGTGCATAACGTGCGGGCGCATAGCTTAGTGATGGCTGCTTGGGTATGTGCACCATCGGTGGCTGCATTGGGTTATTGAGACGCACATTGTAGTAAAGATTGAGTGGTCGGGGACTCGTCTTGGGCGTGAAGACATTGTGCGTGGGCAAGAGGCCCGACGTTGTATCGGAAGATTGAAAGTTATTGGCACGTTGTTGGTTGAATTGATGTGGTGCCGCGTAGGCGGGCTTCTGAGCATTCAACAGATGACCAGCTGGCTGCACATTAGTCTGAAAAACACACGAATGAGTAAACAAAGATTTCTATATAGAATACTGTATCATTCATTACCAAATTCGCCAGCGGTGTTGGCTGAATCTGAGTGGGCAGCggctgttgctcctgctgttgttgcttggaTGGCGTATAATCGTTGACCGGCGTCGCTTTTAGCGGTCGCGGTGGCGTTGAGTTAAGCGTGCGATGCACATCCAAGCGTGCAGCAAGCGAGAAGCGTGCCGCAAGCTGCTCACGTGCCACATCCGTTGGCGTTTTGGCGGCGCTGCCACTGCccagtatattattattgttgtactCCACAATAGGAGACTGTGGCGATTGCGCCTTCCACAGTTTCTTGCAGTGATCCATGATCAGATCATTGGCGATGGGTGCGCCAATTTGTTTCTGCTGCACCAGAAATTCGTTGAGCTCAAAGTCTTTCCAGCGTACGCTGGCAAACTTTTGATCGCATATCGGTGTGGGGTTCACCTCGATGCTGACCACATGATTTACAATCAGCTGTCGCACCACATTCAGCTCGCTGTCATCCCATTCCGAGCAAATGCCGAGCACAATGTAGTGTGAGTTCAGAACTGGCACATTCAACAGCAGCTTTGGCTGTTTCGAGAAGAGCAGCTGGaatgcaataacaataaatataatatcagTGAGGGGAACATGATATGTATGGAATGTAGTAATTACTCACATCGAGACTGCTCACGTTACGCTTGTAGCCGTAATCGATGAACTCAATCTCGACACGCATCTGACTGCGATTGCTGCCATCGATGGCAGAGCTGAGCACACACGTTCGCATGTATTCCACATCGCCGGGTGCGGCGCCATTTGTCTGCTTCAGCACACAGACGGTGCCCGGGATAACAAGCGCCTGTTGGCGTTCGTTTGACCAGCTCGGATCGATGGAAAAGAAGCTGGGCAGCAGTGTCTCGATGCGTTTGCTCACCAGGAACGCCGCATCCCGGTTCGCCTGGCCATAGATCTTGAGGTAGGGTCCCACATGATCCAGGTGCGTGATGTATAAATCAACGCTGGATGCGCCGCCGCCGCTATTGTTCATTGGCGGCTTGCCgttcatcatcaacatcaactatgtatatagtattgatgattttctttttctattatCGCTGCAAAATAAGGCAAtcgaaaaaaatacattaatattaagCGAGCCcaatttcatatgcaaaacacacaaaaacaatgaatgCGTTGCGCTTCACTCGATGAATTGTCGCCTCAGAAATACAGACAGCGAACTCGAGTTTCGATTTCACtgcaatttatacaaatacacGCATACAATTACAGTCACTTTTACTGAAATCtacatatgcatgtacatatattggACAACCGTTAATAGTTTCGCATCATTGCCGAAATTGCACGAGAAATAACTGTAAACATGGCCTGCTTCCTGCAATATTCTatgtgagagtgagagagtgaatATGCCAACGTATTTCTTTCCGTTCGCCACACAcgtactcacacacacgcgcgtAATAATGTTAATGTGTTCTGTTCTTTAGCCTAAAAAGACAGTAATTAACAAATTCCAAACTACTtacgttgtcgtcgtcgttgtccaAAGCGTAACTCGGAAAAACCGCTCGTGCCTCCGCACGCCCCTTGTGcatcaaatatcaaatatgtaccacacacacacacgcagacagtCGCCAAGCAGCGCAGCAGTCGAGCGCCAACGAAGCCAATTggttattttgtttgctcttctttctgttttcttcTGTTTTCTACAAATtcggttttttggttttatgctAATTCCTCCTCAGCTGGACTGCACTGGACGGCGGGCTGGCTTTGGCACACTTTATTAttgtacgtatgtatatgtggTAGTATGTCAATCGAGCGTATTTTTCCCTCTACGGCTGTGATGGTTACTTTTGTggatgtgtgtttgtgtttttgtagtCTTTGAGAGTGATTAGAAATCGTTGCGTTTCAGTcttttcggttttttgtttgttttagtCCTCCAAAGAAAGGCTTGCGTCGGAAGCGCAGCCTCAGTGTTAAcgttttgtagttgttgttgttatatcATAAAGCAATTGATCAATGTGAAAAGATTTTAATTCGAAAAATTACTTGCCCACCCAGTAACTCAGCCCGAGACAACGACGACACGACTAGAGCAATATCGTGACAGCAACCAGTGTGACCGCTCAATAACGGCAAAAATACCATTCGTCCCAAAAATTAATACCAATATGTACCACTAcgtcatttattaaaaacaaattcatgtTTAATTTTGCTTCTAGTGAAgttacttaattattattattccgacttattattgatttttcaaaCACTTTAAATTGCTTGAAAATTAGTAGAAAACCAAATGGTTTGAGGACAGCAATTTTGTATGCTAATTTTTAACGACTATGTGTGGGATCTTTctttaaatttctaatttataatataaccaaatatcattaaaaaaaacacaattaatgaaaataaaagaagaatcaaattagtttttaattggACGGATGGATtcttatgttaatttaaattttcaaaatagtCTTAAATTTATATGCCATAATTTAAAGCTGGTTACACTTTgaatgttattatattttctgatCAGACTGCGACGGCTATTGTTGACTGTCTGACGCATAGCAACAGGTCTGTTAAGTTAACAGCAGAGCACACGTTAACAGCGGCCTAAAACCCGCgatgaattcaaatttaaacgaatttcatgatttttttattgactCCATAATTGTCATGAATTAAAAACAGGATTTTCAGTGGATAGCCGTAGTGGAGCTGGAAGGCTCCTGTTTTCCATATTGCTGTTCTTGCAGTTCGACGGGCGGATGTTTCATCGTATGCAACATAGCTTCCATCACCTTGGTGCGAAAACTAACATTTTGTAGTGGCGTCATTCTCCTCATCCTCGTCAGCAAACTAATGACGAAGTGGTAATTATcgtcgttctcgttctcgtgcTGCTCCTCCTGCAAATTCTCGGCGTTGTCCGCCTCCGCCCGATTGCCGTTGCCCAGAAATTGCATGGCTTCGGCGTGGATCCACTGATTTTGTAAAATCAGCTACCTTTGATAGCTGCGGCACAAGCTCTGCCACTTGCGCCGACACAGATGCACTATAcaaaagatagagagagcga encodes the following:
- the LOC133843418 gene encoding LOW QUALITY PROTEIN: maternal protein tudor (The sequence of the model RefSeq protein was modified relative to this genomic sequence to represent the inferred CDS: inserted 1 base in 1 codon), which encodes MLMMNGKPPMNNSGGGASSVDLYITHLDHVGPYLKIYGQANRDAAFLVSKRIETLLPSFFSIDPSWSNERQQALVIPGTVCVLKQTNGAAPGDVEYMRTCVLSSAIDGSNRSQMRVEIEFIDYGYKRNVSSLDLLFSKQPKLLLNVPVLNSHYIVLGICSEWDDSELNVVRQLIVNHVVSIEVNPTPICDQKFASVRWKDFELNEFLVQQKQIGAPIANDLIMDHCKKLWKAQSPQSPIVEYNNNNILGSGSAAKTPTDVAREQLAARFSLAARLDVHRTLNSTPPRPLKATPVNDYTPSKQQQQEQQPLPTQIQPTPLANLTNVQPAGHLLNAQKPAYAAPHQFNQQRANNFQSSDTTSGLLPTHNVFTPKTSPRPLNLYYNVRLNNPMQPPMVHIPKQPSLSYAPARYALAQPSTPAAGAAQKAAIQQQPLIPAFRTTMLTVGLTYDVYVSFVENGPHLFWVQLKSASNDLNAMMGQIEHMRLQGLSQYPGVGTACVARFSEDGNCYRALVSAVYGQRYRVVYVDYGNSELVSLSDLYTIPQELLKIKPFAFRFALAGAKELGALDESMKRIFKNSTLYINFQLTVQAAESVGSMQTCQLLHNGNSMLDVLKKLKNSRQAYAKADQLQDDDAVEIRYIDSPSNFYVQKVNNIKQFEQLMDEMFAYYNTNQKVPEQLVLGAPCVVKCDREWYRAELLRVNDATIIVRHVDFGYEQHVKRHLIGNIAEKHLVMPRQAIKCCLKGFENSELSKDKITDQFEMLAEESNIRRRTFSVRVFRIEPDGVNVVNLLAKNLNVMKKLYKLSMPFEQYLSLEKGQFNANVTRAESIASDVVPQQLQKGEVLNSTTVESEDRMQMQKQARGKNVNINANDWDKHSSASATSSKDTQSQQSGSRRSQQQQQQQQQHPRGERYAPPEHLVRRSRDNHLDSSFDTRSTSSYTSGMSSPRKANRQNGRNRTESPRLQNGKQEANKNTRFSNNQSPRKEQNQQQSQRNSTNQRSQNAPQGYGQKPLRQKSTLDGTAISSKRSSGVESDAPSSVEVTLPKPMPEPEKYVPLDKAFAVHDIKTPTKEAASLSWWVSPFQFYVVPKSLASKYDNLLREMRQFYRQKPHQPLQLKVNSSVVVRQRKDNAILRGTVIQCNHMLRKYRIFCVDTGNVLTVTSEDVWQVEQRFAEPPCLAQRCSFDKVVTNYDHLYIVDRMEKYVPVNAKVECEFSAKQQLNNNSTYIVKMLVNGASLRDTLINAQFLTEVAEQVRVSLLAGQQVRGKFTSIRDMTNFKIQLECYKDVNFLCSYDDAKFVKSNKDLAKPFKEHYEGKSYALNIKHVCENNIIHLRPVMPLLKEDRSAFVCGYPVLVNSFKALVVYTAKSYRIFVQPSAEETHMKKLLDDMYEFYNKKGKQLRKFEKDQICAALSSDGNWYRARIVAKDAKGARIDVVYLDYGNSEQLPRDQLKQLEEKFFVNRSCYAVEINLPFGRIHNDEKLKTRLSKLLDEQVVTVKPIETRRSHLIADVLLANGKDSVVDTLKAEKLIAGRDIDYMRKQLDKEKPHIYEYIECVDLTTDDDEELQQRKQGGKSNSTNSSPKPKKQPQEPKEPKEPKQRNKQAEAVAPPAAPAVEKPVTPTPVVEPKPKVEEKPAVAAPVAAPIVAPEEPQPAPVPTPVIEEPVAVTPPPAVVAAPVVPVPDPYKDMETAVLSHCDNPAHFYVHPMDALPKLKRLTENLQIVSPSLPQLMDVVNGADCISMYSMDKSWYRAKIIDAELMVLQFIDFGNTDCVSDAKEIKQSMCSSTDPFCLPFCTXPLHRMANWDWADAANGIFNDSYEKILHYEYLTRGDYQITSYVNLYIEGVDVAKKLIADGYAKQLDYVASGSSCYISHVNSISDFYIQLESDSKALELIELYLGDAEQQLQPLQRFEKSSIVAALFDDDGLFYRAELLRQLPDARYEVRFIDYGNTSTTAKCLLLSEEIAKVPSLSKRCTLQLPEDYVAWSKEAEAKFAELTGEGELVFTTQLLKPGLEHITIHLLLDEDNVLDQLLPLCTQKQPKPTPEPVVEASVESEVGSSNVMAIVTHVNSPLNFYLQLETNNALIDSTSEQLNGEQTNLQPIKGIAQVGELYVAQFADDNEFYRARILEQLPTKQSLQYRVLFIDYGNQALVDKLFELPTELAQLKPLAEQHSLESCANFIKYPKESREALDALIDSCSGEVAVEFVNKSAQPPVVKLKTMDKNALNIHDQLQKLLEAELQKPKPEDKKCIISHANSPKSFYVQLKKRSAELDHIVKTLQSQAKELKKLEDPKEKVNGACYSQEDDCYYRCSIKTLLGEDKGFEVFLIDYGNTLVTPQIYSLPEEIWQIAPLALHCQFSEMPDQVSDEMQEAFNALLEQHFGEVYEIVSELQENHNELQTVQLSINYKDFAQELASAVAGVQKPLEVELHNCFVVQFDDAKSFYVQMDQDVPALEKMTDKMLDAEQNFEVFTELQVGALCVAKFPEDEVFYRAEIVKLLEDGKCEVHFIDFGNNTVTDQFRQLPEDLVKAPRYSKHCELEAATIAKCDVAALGAFIDTHFSEAFQLEILAKKDERDTHVVRLFHQNTNISEKLRLQEKP